One genomic region from Pongo abelii isolate AG06213 chromosome 4, NHGRI_mPonAbe1-v2.0_pri, whole genome shotgun sequence encodes:
- the RNF44 gene encoding RING finger protein 44 isoform X4: MLHPATQQSPFMVDLHEQVHQGPVPLSYTVTTVTTQGFPLPTGQHIPGCSAQQLPACSVMFSGQHYPLCCLPPPACTMQQLPVPYQAYPHLISSDHYILHPPPPAPPPQPTHMAPLGQFVSLQTQHPRMPLQRLDNDVDLRGDQPSLGSFTYSTSAPGPALSPSVPLHYLPHDPLHQELSFGVPYSHMIPRRLSTQRYRLQQPLPPPPPPPPPPPYYPSFLPYFLSMLPMSPTAMGPTISLDLDVDDVEMENYEALLNLAERLGDAKPRGLTKADIEQLPSYRFNPDSHQSEQTLCVVCFSDFEARQLLRVLPCNHEFHTKCVDKWLKANRTCPICRADASEVPREAE; encoded by the exons ATGCTGCACCCCGCCACCCAGCAGAGCCCGTTCATGGTTGATCTCCACGAGCAG GTGCACCAGGGACCTGTCCCTCTGTCCTACACGGTTACCACAGTGACGACCCAAGGCTTCCCCTTGCCTACAGGCCAGCACATCCCTGGCTGCAGTGCCCAGCAGCTCCCAGCATGCTCCGTGATGTTCAGCGGGCAGCATTACCCCCTCTGCTGCCTCCCGCCCCCG GCGTGTACCATGCAGCAGCTGCCTGTACCCTATCAGGCCTACCCCCACCTCATCTCCAGTGACCACTACATCCTGCACCCCCCACCACCGGCCCCACCCCCCCAGCCCACCCACATGGCGCCCCTGGGGCAGTTTGTGTCTCTGCAGACCCAGCACCCTCGGATG CCCCTACAGCGGCTCGACAACGACGTGGACCTGCGTGGGGACCAGCCCTCCCTGGGTAGCTTCACCTACTCCACCTCTGCGCCTGGCCCAGCCCTTTCCCCGTCGGTGCCCCTGCACTACCTGCCCCACGATCCGCTGCACCAGGAGCTGTCTTTTGGTGTG CCATATTCTCACATGATACCACGCAGACTGAGCACCCAGAGATACCGCCTGCAGCAGCCACTGCCCCCACCGccgccaccaccacccccaccaccctacTACCCCAGCTTCCTCCCCTACTTCCT CTCGATGCTGCCAATGTCACCAACAGCAATGGGGCCCACCATCAGCCTGGACCTGGATGTGGATGACGTGGAGATGGAGAACTATGAG GCCCTCCTGAACCTGGCCGAGCGGCTGGGAGATGCCAAGCCCCGGGGCCTCACCAAAGCAGACATAGAGCAGCTCCCGTCGTACCGCTTTAACCCGGACAGCCATCAGTCAGAGCAGACGCT GTGTGTGGTCTGCTTCAGTGACTTCGAGGCGCGGCAGCTGCTCCGAGTCCTCCCCTGCAACCATGAGTTCCACACCAAGTGTGTTGACAAGTGGTTGAAG GCCAACCGGACATGTCCCATCTGCCGGGCCGACGCCTCCGAGGTGcccagggaggctgagtga
- the RNF44 gene encoding RING finger protein 44 isoform X3 has product MLHPATQQSPFMVDLHEQVHQGPVPLSYTVTTVTTQGFPLPTGQHIPGCSAQQLPACSVMFSGQHYPLCCLPPPLIQACTMQQLPVPYQAYPHLISSDHYILHPPPPAPPPQPTHMAPLGQFVSLQTQHPRMPLQRLDNDVDLRGDQPSLGSFTYSTSAPGPALSPSVPLHYLPHDPLHQELSFGVPYSHMIPRRLSTQRYRLQQPLPPPPPPPPPPPYYPSFLPYFLSMLPMSPTAMGPTISLDLDVDDVEMENYEALLNLAERLGDAKPRGLTKADIEQLPSYRFNPDSHQSEQTLCVVCFSDFEARQLLRVLPCNHEFHTKCVDKWLKANRTCPICRADASEVPREAE; this is encoded by the exons ATGCTGCACCCCGCCACCCAGCAGAGCCCGTTCATGGTTGATCTCCACGAGCAG GTGCACCAGGGACCTGTCCCTCTGTCCTACACGGTTACCACAGTGACGACCCAAGGCTTCCCCTTGCCTACAGGCCAGCACATCCCTGGCTGCAGTGCCCAGCAGCTCCCAGCATGCTCCGTGATGTTCAGCGGGCAGCATTACCCCCTCTGCTGCCTCCCGCCCCCG CTTATCCAGGCGTGTACCATGCAGCAGCTGCCTGTACCCTATCAGGCCTACCCCCACCTCATCTCCAGTGACCACTACATCCTGCACCCCCCACCACCGGCCCCACCCCCCCAGCCCACCCACATGGCGCCCCTGGGGCAGTTTGTGTCTCTGCAGACCCAGCACCCTCGGATG CCCCTACAGCGGCTCGACAACGACGTGGACCTGCGTGGGGACCAGCCCTCCCTGGGTAGCTTCACCTACTCCACCTCTGCGCCTGGCCCAGCCCTTTCCCCGTCGGTGCCCCTGCACTACCTGCCCCACGATCCGCTGCACCAGGAGCTGTCTTTTGGTGTG CCATATTCTCACATGATACCACGCAGACTGAGCACCCAGAGATACCGCCTGCAGCAGCCACTGCCCCCACCGccgccaccaccacccccaccaccctacTACCCCAGCTTCCTCCCCTACTTCCT CTCGATGCTGCCAATGTCACCAACAGCAATGGGGCCCACCATCAGCCTGGACCTGGATGTGGATGACGTGGAGATGGAGAACTATGAG GCCCTCCTGAACCTGGCCGAGCGGCTGGGAGATGCCAAGCCCCGGGGCCTCACCAAAGCAGACATAGAGCAGCTCCCGTCGTACCGCTTTAACCCGGACAGCCATCAGTCAGAGCAGACGCT GTGTGTGGTCTGCTTCAGTGACTTCGAGGCGCGGCAGCTGCTCCGAGTCCTCCCCTGCAACCATGAGTTCCACACCAAGTGTGTTGACAAGTGGTTGAAG GCCAACCGGACATGTCCCATCTGCCGGGCCGACGCCTCCGAGGTGcccagggaggctgagtga
- the RNF44 gene encoding RING finger protein 44 isoform X1, whose amino-acid sequence MRPWALAVTRWPPSAPVGQRRFSAGPGSTPGQLWGSPGLEGPLASPPARDERLPSQQPPSRPPHLPVEERRASAPAGGSPRMLHPATQQSPFMVDLHEQVHQGPVPLSYTVTTVTTQGFPLPTGQHIPGCSAQQLPACSVMFSGQHYPLCCLPPPLIQACTMQQLPVPYQAYPHLISSDHYILHPPPPAPPPQPTHMAPLGQFVSLQTQHPRMPLQRLDNDVDLRGDQPSLGSFTYSTSAPGPALSPSVPLHYLPHDPLHQELSFGVPYSHMIPRRLSTQRYRLQQPLPPPPPPPPPPPYYPSFLPYFLSMLPMSPTAMGPTISLDLDVDDVEMENYEALLNLAERLGDAKPRGLTKADIEQLPSYRFNPDSHQSEQTLCVVCFSDFEARQLLRVLPCNHEFHTKCVDKWLKANRTCPICRADASEVPREAE is encoded by the exons ATGCGACCATGGGCTCTGGCAGTGACTAGGTGGCCACCCTCCGCCCCCGTGGGTCAGCGGCGATTCTCTGCGGGACCCGGCAGCACCCCGGGCCAGCTCTGGGGAAG CCCTGGCCTCGAGGGCCCCCTGGCCAGCCCGCCTGCCCGGGATGAGCGCTTACCCTCCCAGCAGCCGCCGTCCCGACCTCCACACCTCCCCGTAGAGGAGCGCCGAGCCTCGGCTCCTGCCGGCGGGAGCCCCCGAATGCTGCACCCCGCCACCCAGCAGAGCCCGTTCATGGTTGATCTCCACGAGCAG GTGCACCAGGGACCTGTCCCTCTGTCCTACACGGTTACCACAGTGACGACCCAAGGCTTCCCCTTGCCTACAGGCCAGCACATCCCTGGCTGCAGTGCCCAGCAGCTCCCAGCATGCTCCGTGATGTTCAGCGGGCAGCATTACCCCCTCTGCTGCCTCCCGCCCCCG CTTATCCAGGCGTGTACCATGCAGCAGCTGCCTGTACCCTATCAGGCCTACCCCCACCTCATCTCCAGTGACCACTACATCCTGCACCCCCCACCACCGGCCCCACCCCCCCAGCCCACCCACATGGCGCCCCTGGGGCAGTTTGTGTCTCTGCAGACCCAGCACCCTCGGATG CCCCTACAGCGGCTCGACAACGACGTGGACCTGCGTGGGGACCAGCCCTCCCTGGGTAGCTTCACCTACTCCACCTCTGCGCCTGGCCCAGCCCTTTCCCCGTCGGTGCCCCTGCACTACCTGCCCCACGATCCGCTGCACCAGGAGCTGTCTTTTGGTGTG CCATATTCTCACATGATACCACGCAGACTGAGCACCCAGAGATACCGCCTGCAGCAGCCACTGCCCCCACCGccgccaccaccacccccaccaccctacTACCCCAGCTTCCTCCCCTACTTCCT CTCGATGCTGCCAATGTCACCAACAGCAATGGGGCCCACCATCAGCCTGGACCTGGATGTGGATGACGTGGAGATGGAGAACTATGAG GCCCTCCTGAACCTGGCCGAGCGGCTGGGAGATGCCAAGCCCCGGGGCCTCACCAAAGCAGACATAGAGCAGCTCCCGTCGTACCGCTTTAACCCGGACAGCCATCAGTCAGAGCAGACGCT GTGTGTGGTCTGCTTCAGTGACTTCGAGGCGCGGCAGCTGCTCCGAGTCCTCCCCTGCAACCATGAGTTCCACACCAAGTGTGTTGACAAGTGGTTGAAG GCCAACCGGACATGTCCCATCTGCCGGGCCGACGCCTCCGAGGTGcccagggaggctgagtga
- the RNF44 gene encoding RING finger protein 44 isoform X2 produces the protein MRPWALAVTRWPPSAPVGQRRFSAGPGSTPGQLWGSPGLEGPLASPPARDERLPSQQPPSRPPHLPVEERRASAPAGGSPRMLHPATQQSPFMVDLHEQVHQGPVPLSYTVTTVTTQGFPLPTGQHIPGCSAQQLPACSVMFSGQHYPLCCLPPPACTMQQLPVPYQAYPHLISSDHYILHPPPPAPPPQPTHMAPLGQFVSLQTQHPRMPLQRLDNDVDLRGDQPSLGSFTYSTSAPGPALSPSVPLHYLPHDPLHQELSFGVPYSHMIPRRLSTQRYRLQQPLPPPPPPPPPPPYYPSFLPYFLSMLPMSPTAMGPTISLDLDVDDVEMENYEALLNLAERLGDAKPRGLTKADIEQLPSYRFNPDSHQSEQTLCVVCFSDFEARQLLRVLPCNHEFHTKCVDKWLKANRTCPICRADASEVPREAE, from the exons ATGCGACCATGGGCTCTGGCAGTGACTAGGTGGCCACCCTCCGCCCCCGTGGGTCAGCGGCGATTCTCTGCGGGACCCGGCAGCACCCCGGGCCAGCTCTGGGGAAG CCCTGGCCTCGAGGGCCCCCTGGCCAGCCCGCCTGCCCGGGATGAGCGCTTACCCTCCCAGCAGCCGCCGTCCCGACCTCCACACCTCCCCGTAGAGGAGCGCCGAGCCTCGGCTCCTGCCGGCGGGAGCCCCCGAATGCTGCACCCCGCCACCCAGCAGAGCCCGTTCATGGTTGATCTCCACGAGCAG GTGCACCAGGGACCTGTCCCTCTGTCCTACACGGTTACCACAGTGACGACCCAAGGCTTCCCCTTGCCTACAGGCCAGCACATCCCTGGCTGCAGTGCCCAGCAGCTCCCAGCATGCTCCGTGATGTTCAGCGGGCAGCATTACCCCCTCTGCTGCCTCCCGCCCCCG GCGTGTACCATGCAGCAGCTGCCTGTACCCTATCAGGCCTACCCCCACCTCATCTCCAGTGACCACTACATCCTGCACCCCCCACCACCGGCCCCACCCCCCCAGCCCACCCACATGGCGCCCCTGGGGCAGTTTGTGTCTCTGCAGACCCAGCACCCTCGGATG CCCCTACAGCGGCTCGACAACGACGTGGACCTGCGTGGGGACCAGCCCTCCCTGGGTAGCTTCACCTACTCCACCTCTGCGCCTGGCCCAGCCCTTTCCCCGTCGGTGCCCCTGCACTACCTGCCCCACGATCCGCTGCACCAGGAGCTGTCTTTTGGTGTG CCATATTCTCACATGATACCACGCAGACTGAGCACCCAGAGATACCGCCTGCAGCAGCCACTGCCCCCACCGccgccaccaccacccccaccaccctacTACCCCAGCTTCCTCCCCTACTTCCT CTCGATGCTGCCAATGTCACCAACAGCAATGGGGCCCACCATCAGCCTGGACCTGGATGTGGATGACGTGGAGATGGAGAACTATGAG GCCCTCCTGAACCTGGCCGAGCGGCTGGGAGATGCCAAGCCCCGGGGCCTCACCAAAGCAGACATAGAGCAGCTCCCGTCGTACCGCTTTAACCCGGACAGCCATCAGTCAGAGCAGACGCT GTGTGTGGTCTGCTTCAGTGACTTCGAGGCGCGGCAGCTGCTCCGAGTCCTCCCCTGCAACCATGAGTTCCACACCAAGTGTGTTGACAAGTGGTTGAAG GCCAACCGGACATGTCCCATCTGCCGGGCCGACGCCTCCGAGGTGcccagggaggctgagtga